From one Streptomyces sp. R41 genomic stretch:
- the sdhA gene encoding succinate dehydrogenase flavoprotein subunit, protein MKIHKYDTVIVGAGGAGMRAAIEATKRSRTAVLTKLYPTRSHTGAAQGGMAAALANVEEDNWEWHTFDTVKGGDYLVDQDAAEILAKEAIDSVLDLEKMGLPFNRTPDGTIDQRRFGGHSRNHGEAPVRRSCYAADRTGHMILQTLYQNCVKEGVEFFNEFYVLDQLITEVDGVKHSAGVVAYELATGEIHVFQAKAVIYASGGTGKFFKVTSNAHTLTGDGQAAVYRRGIPLEDMEFFQFHPTGIWRMGILLTEGARGEGGILRNKDGERFMEKYAPVMKDLASRDVVSRSIYTEIREGRGCGPEGDHVYLDLTHLPPEQLDAKLPDITEFARTYLGIEPYTDPIPIQPTAHYAMGGIPTNVQGEVLSDNTTVVSGLYAAGEVACVSVHGANRLGTNSLLDINVFGKRAGIAAAEYSAKADYVELPENPASQVVSQVEHLRGSTGTERVADIRRELQECMDANVMVFRTEQTIKTAVEKIAELRERYKNVSIQDKGKRFNTDLLEAIELGNLLDLAEVMAVSALARKESRGGHYREDYPNRDDVNFMRHTMAYREVGDDGTESIRLDYKPVVQTRYQPMERKY, encoded by the coding sequence ATGAAGATCCACAAGTACGACACCGTCATCGTCGGCGCCGGCGGCGCCGGCATGCGCGCCGCCATCGAGGCGACGAAGCGCAGCCGCACCGCCGTGCTGACGAAGCTCTACCCCACCCGCTCCCACACGGGCGCCGCGCAGGGCGGTATGGCCGCCGCGCTCGCCAACGTGGAGGAGGACAACTGGGAGTGGCACACCTTCGACACGGTCAAGGGCGGTGACTACCTGGTCGACCAGGACGCCGCCGAGATCCTGGCGAAGGAGGCCATCGACTCGGTCCTCGACCTGGAGAAGATGGGCCTGCCCTTCAACCGGACGCCCGACGGGACGATCGACCAGCGCCGCTTCGGCGGTCACTCCCGCAACCACGGCGAGGCCCCGGTCCGCCGGTCCTGCTACGCGGCGGACCGCACCGGCCACATGATCCTCCAGACGCTGTACCAGAACTGCGTCAAGGAGGGTGTGGAGTTCTTCAACGAGTTCTACGTCCTCGACCAGCTGATCACCGAGGTCGACGGCGTCAAGCACTCGGCGGGCGTCGTCGCCTACGAGCTCGCGACCGGCGAGATCCACGTCTTCCAGGCGAAGGCCGTGATCTACGCGTCCGGCGGCACCGGCAAGTTCTTCAAGGTGACCTCCAACGCGCACACGCTGACAGGTGACGGCCAGGCGGCGGTCTACCGCCGTGGCATCCCGCTGGAGGACATGGAGTTCTTCCAGTTCCACCCGACCGGCATCTGGCGCATGGGCATCCTGCTGACGGAGGGCGCCCGCGGTGAGGGCGGCATCCTCCGCAACAAGGACGGCGAGCGCTTCATGGAGAAGTACGCGCCGGTCATGAAGGACCTCGCGTCCCGGGACGTCGTCTCGCGCTCCATCTACACGGAGATCCGCGAGGGCCGTGGCTGCGGCCCCGAGGGTGACCACGTCTACCTGGACCTGACTCACCTTCCCCCGGAGCAGCTGGACGCCAAGCTGCCCGACATCACGGAGTTCGCGCGCACCTACCTGGGCATCGAGCCGTACACGGACCCGATCCCGATCCAGCCCACCGCGCACTACGCGATGGGCGGCATCCCGACGAACGTCCAGGGTGAGGTCCTGTCGGACAACACCACGGTCGTCTCGGGCCTGTACGCGGCGGGCGAGGTCGCCTGCGTGTCCGTGCACGGCGCCAACCGTCTCGGCACCAACTCGCTTCTGGACATCAACGTGTTCGGGAAGCGCGCGGGCATCGCCGCGGCCGAGTACTCGGCGAAGGCCGACTACGTCGAGCTGCCCGAGAACCCGGCGTCGCAGGTCGTCTCGCAGGTCGAGCACCTGCGCGGCTCCACCGGTACCGAGCGGGTCGCCGACATCCGCCGGGAGCTGCAGGAGTGCATGGACGCCAACGTCATGGTGTTCCGCACCGAGCAGACGATCAAGACGGCGGTCGAGAAGATCGCGGAGCTGCGCGAGCGGTACAAGAACGTCTCGATCCAGGACAAGGGCAAGCGGTTCAACACCGACCTCCTTGAGGCGATCGAGCTGGGCAACCTGCTCGACCTGGCCGAGGTCATGGCGGTGTCGGCCCTCGCCCGCAAGGAGTCCCGCGGCGGTCACTACCGCGAGGACTACCCGAACCGCGACGACGTCAACTTCATGCGCCACACCATGGCGTACCGCGAGGTCGGCGACGACGGCACCGAGTCCATCCGTCTCGACTACAAGCCGGTCGTCCAGACCCGCTACCAGCCGATGGAGCGTAAGTACTGA
- a CDS encoding 2-oxo-4-hydroxy-4-carboxy-5-ureidoimidazoline decarboxylase, translated as MPSHRLPRLPGQVALPEQKSAAPSPARLERFNTAPADAAEHALLTCCRSLRWAHRLADHRPYPDLDALLAAADEAAYDLTPADLAEALAGESLTLLPDGTYSAAHTALSAAHAAYESRFGHVFVICLDDATPEEALDQVLAAIRSRLTNDPEEERVITADELRRLARGRLTRLVQHFHGPL; from the coding sequence CTGCCTTCGCACCGTCTCCCACGCCTCCCCGGCCAGGTCGCCCTCCCCGAGCAGAAGAGCGCGGCGCCGTCCCCGGCCCGCCTTGAGCGGTTCAACACCGCGCCCGCCGACGCGGCCGAGCACGCCCTCCTGACCTGCTGCCGCAGCCTGCGCTGGGCCCACCGCCTGGCCGACCACCGGCCCTACCCGGACCTGGACGCGCTGCTCGCCGCGGCCGACGAGGCGGCGTACGACCTGACTCCCGCCGACCTCGCCGAGGCGCTGGCCGGCGAATCGCTCACCCTGCTCCCGGACGGCACGTACTCCGCCGCCCACACCGCACTGAGCGCCGCGCACGCCGCGTACGAGAGCCGCTTCGGACATGTGTTCGTGATCTGCCTGGACGACGCGACCCCCGAGGAGGCCCTTGACCAGGTACTCGCCGCCATCCGATCACGGTTGACAAACGATCCGGAGGAGGAGCGGGTGATAACGGCGGACGAGCTGCGCCGCTTGGCCAGGGGTCGCCTGACCCGCCTGGTGCAGCACTTCCACGGGCCCCTCTAG
- a CDS encoding glycoside hydrolase family 20 protein, translating to MVAAGAVAATVALWPSAGDGEPTGASVPSAAKSAASPTTPARATPSPSPTRTYPLSQTPRTIPAVREHTPARGPGWRPATGARVVVDDPDLADEGRLLAGELKLTYAGETDARDGDVELGLEEGSVGPESYTLTVQNRRVTITAPTDTGVFYGTRTLKQEVHGGGTASEGVVRDRPAKPQRGFMLDIARKHFTAAWIEDRVRELGDLKFNQLGLHFSDDQGFRIQSDTHPEIVSKEHLSKAEVRSIIDLAASRHITVVPEIDSPGHLGAVLAAHPDLQLRNINGVPTRGAVDISKPAAADLVDQLLNEYADLFPGAYWHIGGDEYQALTVANPAASYPQLAAAATKAYGAGASVADLATGWLNDRAEVVRGHDRTPRAWNDGFFRGGTVQADGDLQVAYWTGKEIGARLPVEYLSTGRKLINYNDEFLYYVLGQPQTFVYPTGQRIYEQWTPLVVRGTTAVPAKYDGQILGGVFAVWCDRSSAQTQDQVAAGIRMPLRATVQKLWDPRRPALSWADFKGLADRLG from the coding sequence GTGGTGGCGGCCGGTGCCGTCGCGGCGACCGTCGCGCTGTGGCCCTCCGCCGGCGACGGTGAGCCGACGGGAGCGAGCGTGCCCTCGGCCGCCAAGTCCGCGGCTTCGCCCACGACCCCGGCCAGGGCCACGCCCTCTCCCTCGCCGACCCGGACGTATCCGCTGTCCCAGACCCCGCGCACCATCCCGGCCGTACGCGAGCACACGCCGGCCCGCGGCCCCGGCTGGCGCCCCGCCACCGGAGCCCGTGTCGTGGTGGACGACCCCGACCTCGCCGACGAGGGGCGGCTGCTCGCTGGGGAGCTGAAGCTGACGTACGCGGGGGAGACGGATGCCAGGGACGGCGATGTCGAGCTGGGCCTCGAAGAGGGGTCCGTGGGCCCGGAGTCGTACACCCTGACCGTCCAGAACCGGCGGGTCACCATCACAGCCCCCACCGACACCGGCGTCTTCTACGGCACGCGCACCCTCAAGCAAGAGGTGCACGGCGGCGGTACGGCGTCGGAGGGCGTCGTACGCGACCGGCCCGCGAAACCGCAGCGCGGGTTCATGCTCGACATCGCGCGCAAGCACTTCACGGCGGCCTGGATCGAGGACCGGGTCCGGGAGCTGGGCGACCTGAAGTTCAACCAGCTCGGGCTGCACTTCTCCGACGACCAGGGCTTCCGCATCCAGTCGGACACGCACCCGGAGATCGTGTCGAAGGAGCACCTCAGCAAGGCGGAGGTGCGCAGCATCATCGACCTGGCCGCGAGCCGGCACATCACCGTCGTCCCCGAGATCGACTCACCCGGCCATCTGGGTGCCGTCCTCGCCGCGCATCCCGACCTTCAGCTGCGCAACATCAACGGGGTCCCCACACGTGGTGCCGTCGACATCTCCAAGCCCGCCGCGGCGGACCTGGTCGACCAACTGCTGAATGAGTACGCGGATCTCTTCCCCGGCGCGTACTGGCACATCGGCGGGGACGAGTACCAGGCCCTGACGGTGGCGAATCCGGCGGCGTCGTATCCGCAGCTGGCCGCCGCCGCCACGAAGGCGTACGGCGCCGGCGCGAGCGTCGCCGACCTGGCGACCGGCTGGCTGAACGACCGTGCCGAGGTGGTGCGCGGGCACGACCGGACCCCGCGGGCCTGGAACGACGGGTTCTTCCGCGGGGGCACCGTCCAGGCGGACGGTGACCTGCAGGTGGCGTACTGGACGGGCAAGGAGATCGGGGCGCGGTTGCCCGTCGAGTACCTGAGCACGGGGCGCAAGCTCATCAACTACAACGACGAGTTCCTCTATTACGTGCTCGGGCAGCCGCAGACCTTCGTCTACCCGACCGGGCAGCGCATCTACGAGCAGTGGACCCCGCTCGTGGTGCGCGGGACGACGGCCGTCCCCGCCAAGTACGACGGGCAGATCCTCGGCGGCGTCTTCGCGGTGTGGTGCGATCGCTCGAGCGCGCAGACCCAGGACCAGGTGGCGGCGGGCATCAGGATGCCGCTGCGCGCCACGGTCCAGAAACTGTGGGATCCGCGCAGGCCGGCGCTGTCCTGGGCGGACTTCAAGGGGCTTGCGGACCGGCTGGGCTGA
- a CDS encoding FG-GAP-like repeat-containing protein: protein MSRRTTHAYKPLSLKRRAWLTIGAVVLGGAGAVTYAVANPTDQPDQDAKGRKPAVHTVKLKDKGAGRKGLDQQGTDRFSAVLLTWSDPDAKPKGTPEIRYRELETGKWSGWQKLPDDPFSADGTEAERAGTRGGTASVWTGDADGVEVRVVGADGAEAKGQPSGMDVRLLDPGTDPAAKGGTEPAAYALPAEETTPAPTDPSIPTDSASPTDSASPTDPPVPTDTASPTDSATPTDTAPPTTQPPSPTPSPSDTVPAPRPSTVVKPPIITQAEWGASTDYDGTPAYGTEIKAAVVHHTGVDSDNKISCGESRARLRTIQQEHFSRGYFDIGYNFVVDKCGQIFEGRSGGMDLPVIGAHDIGFNTNTVGISYIGNYEIAKPSRAGLEAIARIVAWKFGMYGVDPNAKVTLVSGSPKGQDGNLIDKGTSITLPTVFGHRDTNATACPGANLYPKLAEIRRFAASAGKNSAIPTADFNRDGISDLVAGTPKASGGVGSVTLVPGGLNGPVTASKVTLTQSSPGVPGSSEAGDNWGAATAWGDINGDGYADLAVGAPGEDDTSGNADRGSVTVLYGPALNSGLSYATSGVTAAGAKLGSAVTVGDFNADGKADVFAAGTGKGGNWNARLTGGATQTGTLTTSTSAIAYADATTGDFNRDGYADVALNYRDAGGIGRVTWFKGGASGLTKVSTISVKGGRSIAAGDVNGNGYDDLVIGQPYTSESGAASGGQVTMVPGTSTGFTTTGMTTIQQDTTGVPGSNESGDALGTSVSVGDYNLDGYADVLAGAPNEDITRDGVNRSNAGTAILLKGTSTGLTGSGAIAVSQDTSGVPGSTETDDKLGSAVSLTDLSGYGRTDLTLGTEGEDGGDGILMYVPSNSTGLGLTQAAVYSKSQLGTPTGAHLGQLLTP, encoded by the coding sequence TTGAGTCGCAGGACGACCCATGCGTACAAGCCGCTGAGTCTGAAGCGGAGAGCGTGGCTGACCATCGGGGCGGTCGTGTTGGGTGGAGCGGGAGCGGTCACCTACGCCGTCGCGAATCCGACCGATCAGCCGGACCAGGACGCCAAGGGCCGCAAGCCCGCCGTGCACACGGTCAAGCTCAAGGACAAGGGGGCCGGCCGCAAGGGCCTGGACCAGCAGGGCACCGACCGGTTCAGCGCCGTCCTGCTGACCTGGAGCGACCCGGACGCGAAGCCGAAGGGCACGCCGGAGATCCGCTACCGCGAGCTGGAGACGGGCAAGTGGTCGGGCTGGCAGAAGCTGCCCGACGACCCGTTCTCGGCGGACGGTACGGAGGCCGAGCGGGCCGGGACCCGCGGCGGCACCGCGTCCGTGTGGACCGGTGACGCGGACGGCGTCGAGGTGCGCGTGGTCGGCGCGGACGGCGCCGAGGCGAAGGGCCAGCCGTCCGGGATGGACGTCAGGCTGCTCGACCCGGGCACCGATCCGGCCGCCAAGGGCGGCACGGAGCCCGCGGCGTACGCCCTTCCGGCGGAGGAGACCACGCCCGCGCCGACGGACCCGTCGATACCCACCGACTCCGCCTCCCCCACCGACTCGGCGAGCCCGACGGACCCGCCGGTCCCGACCGACACCGCGTCGCCGACCGACAGCGCGACGCCGACCGACACGGCCCCGCCCACCACACAGCCGCCGAGCCCGACGCCCTCCCCCTCCGACACCGTCCCCGCGCCGCGCCCCTCCACGGTCGTCAAGCCGCCGATCATCACGCAGGCGGAGTGGGGCGCCTCCACCGACTACGACGGCACTCCCGCGTACGGCACCGAGATCAAGGCCGCGGTCGTCCACCACACGGGCGTCGACAGTGACAACAAGATCTCCTGCGGCGAGTCCCGGGCCCGGCTGCGCACCATCCAGCAGGAGCACTTCTCGCGCGGCTACTTCGACATCGGCTACAACTTCGTCGTCGACAAGTGCGGCCAGATCTTCGAGGGCCGCAGCGGCGGCATGGACCTGCCGGTGATCGGCGCGCACGACATCGGGTTCAACACCAACACGGTCGGCATCTCGTACATCGGCAACTACGAGATCGCCAAGCCGAGCCGCGCGGGTCTGGAGGCCATCGCCCGGATCGTCGCCTGGAAGTTCGGCATGTACGGCGTCGACCCGAACGCCAAGGTCACGCTGGTCTCCGGCAGCCCCAAGGGCCAGGACGGCAACCTGATCGACAAGGGCACGTCGATCACGCTCCCGACGGTCTTCGGTCACCGCGACACCAACGCGACGGCCTGCCCCGGCGCCAACCTGTACCCGAAGCTTGCCGAGATCCGCCGGTTCGCGGCGAGCGCCGGCAAGAACTCTGCGATCCCGACCGCCGACTTCAACCGCGACGGAATCAGCGACCTCGTCGCCGGTACGCCCAAGGCGTCGGGCGGCGTCGGCAGCGTCACCCTCGTTCCCGGCGGCCTCAACGGCCCGGTCACCGCGTCGAAGGTGACGCTCACCCAGAGCAGCCCGGGCGTCCCCGGCTCCTCCGAGGCGGGCGACAACTGGGGCGCCGCCACCGCGTGGGGCGACATCAACGGCGACGGCTACGCGGACCTCGCGGTCGGCGCGCCCGGCGAGGACGACACGAGCGGCAACGCGGACCGCGGCTCGGTCACCGTGCTGTACGGCCCGGCCCTCAACTCCGGTCTCTCATACGCCACGTCGGGCGTCACCGCGGCCGGTGCCAAGCTCGGCTCCGCCGTCACGGTCGGCGACTTCAACGCCGACGGCAAGGCGGACGTGTTCGCCGCGGGCACCGGCAAGGGCGGCAACTGGAACGCCCGTCTGACCGGCGGTGCCACCCAGACCGGCACCCTCACCACGTCGACGAGCGCGATCGCGTACGCCGATGCCACGACCGGCGACTTCAACCGGGACGGCTACGCGGACGTGGCCCTCAACTACCGTGACGCGGGCGGCATCGGCCGGGTCACCTGGTTCAAGGGCGGCGCGTCGGGCCTGACGAAGGTGTCCACGATCAGCGTCAAGGGCGGCCGCTCCATCGCGGCGGGCGACGTGAACGGCAACGGCTACGACGACCTCGTCATCGGCCAGCCGTACACCTCAGAGTCCGGCGCGGCCTCCGGCGGCCAGGTCACCATGGTCCCCGGCACCAGCACCGGCTTCACCACCACCGGCATGACGACGATCCAGCAGGACACCACGGGTGTCCCGGGCAGCAACGAGTCGGGCGACGCGCTCGGCACCTCGGTGTCGGTCGGCGACTACAACCTCGACGGTTACGCGGACGTCCTCGCGGGCGCCCCGAACGAGGACATCACGCGGGACGGCGTCAACCGCTCCAACGCGGGCACGGCGATCCTCCTGAAGGGCACCTCGACGGGCCTCACCGGTTCCGGCGCGATCGCCGTCTCGCAGGACACCTCGGGCGTCCCGGGCTCCACCGAGACCGACGACAAGCTCGGCTCGGCCGTCTCGCTCACCGACCTGTCCGGGTACGGGCGCACCGACCTGACCCTCGGCACCGAGGGCGAGGACGGCGGCGACGGCATCCTGATGTACGTGCCCAGCAACAGCACGGGGCTCGGCCTGACCCAGGCCGCGGTCTACAGCAAGAGCCAGCTCGGTACGCCGACGGGTGCGCACCTGGGGCAGCTGCTCACGCCGTAG
- the sdhC gene encoding succinate dehydrogenase, cytochrome b556 subunit, translating into MPAGTLYRGREGMWSWVAHRVTGVLIFFFLFVHVLDTALVRVSPEDYDKVVSTYKTPIVALLEYGLVAAILFHALNGLRVIAVDFWSKGPRYQKQMLWSVVGIWVVLMVGALYPVLGHAVREVFGS; encoded by the coding sequence GTGCCGGCTGGAACGCTGTACCGCGGCCGGGAAGGAATGTGGTCCTGGGTGGCTCACCGAGTCACCGGCGTCCTCATCTTCTTCTTCCTGTTCGTACACGTGCTGGACACCGCTCTCGTCCGTGTCTCCCCCGAGGACTACGACAAGGTCGTGTCCACGTACAAGACGCCGATCGTCGCGCTGCTGGAGTACGGCCTCGTCGCCGCCATCCTCTTCCACGCGCTCAACGGCCTGCGAGTCATCGCCGTCGACTTCTGGTCGAAGGGCCCGCGCTACCAGAAGCAGATGCTCTGGTCCGTCGTCGGTATCTGGGTCGTCCTGATGGTCGGGGCCCTGTACCCCGTCCTCGGTCACGCAGTCCGCGAAGTGTTCGGGAGCTGA
- a CDS encoding succinate dehydrogenase hydrophobic membrane anchor subunit translates to MSTTETAASGIGPVEGAGAFSTYSVDNPAPLIEAPRKRTKKTPKSTRGNFEMYGWLFMRLSGIVLVVLVIGHLLIQLVLDGGVSKIGFAFVAGRWANPWWQVWDLAMLWLAMLHGANGLRTVINDYAERANTRLWLKGLLYTATVFTILLGTLVIFTFDPNIR, encoded by the coding sequence ATGTCCACCACTGAAACCGCCGCTTCCGGCATCGGCCCCGTCGAGGGCGCGGGCGCGTTCTCGACGTACAGCGTCGACAACCCGGCGCCCCTCATCGAGGCCCCGCGCAAGCGCACCAAGAAGACCCCGAAGTCGACCCGCGGCAACTTCGAGATGTACGGCTGGCTGTTCATGCGCCTGTCCGGCATCGTCCTGGTCGTCCTGGTCATCGGCCACCTGCTCATCCAGCTCGTCCTGGACGGCGGCGTCTCCAAGATCGGCTTCGCCTTCGTGGCCGGCCGCTGGGCGAACCCCTGGTGGCAGGTCTGGGACCTGGCCATGCTGTGGCTCGCCATGCTGCACGGCGCCAACGGCCTGCGCACGGTCATCAACGACTACGCGGAGCGGGCGAACACGCGCCTGTGGCTGAAGGGCCTGCTGTACACCGCCACGGTGTTCACGATTCTGCTGGGCACGCTGGTGATCTTCACCTTCGACCCGAACATCCGCTAG
- a CDS encoding MFS transporter, translating to MADNRRWWALVVIALAQLMVILDMTIVNIALPSAQTDLHMSDGNRQWVITSYTLAFGGLLLLGGRVADLAGRKLTFMIGLLGFAAASALGGAATGSGMLFGARALQGVFAALLAPSALSLLTTTFTDPKDRGKAFGVFGAIVGAGAAIGLLAGGLLTQYLDWRWCLYVNVPIAFVAFAGAWVLLDSGGRHEDARLDVPGALLGSSGMLSLVYGFSEAESRSWGDGLVLGLLAAGVVLLGLFGLWQTRARVPLLPMSVVKDRQRVGAFLTILFVTIGMFGVFLFLTYYFQRVLGYSPLKTGLAYLPITVGMITGSTQVAARLLNKVPPRALIVPGLLLAAGALALIAQVGVEPAYASHVLPGMLMLGLGMGTAMMTCVSLATGSVAPRDSGAASATFNTAQQVGGSIGTALLNTIAASVTTRYATAHAGPGVDRRALASRAAVHGFNVATWWAMGSLLLAALIAGVVVDAHRVPTPEGRPAPVPEPVESTG from the coding sequence ATGGCCGACAACCGCCGTTGGTGGGCGCTGGTCGTCATCGCGCTCGCGCAGTTGATGGTCATCCTCGACATGACCATCGTGAACATCGCCCTGCCGTCCGCCCAGACCGACTTGCACATGTCGGACGGGAACCGGCAGTGGGTGATCACCTCGTACACGCTCGCCTTCGGCGGGCTGCTGCTGCTCGGCGGCCGGGTCGCCGACCTCGCCGGGCGCAAACTCACGTTCATGATCGGCCTGTTGGGCTTCGCGGCGGCATCCGCGCTGGGCGGTGCGGCGACGGGCTCCGGGATGCTCTTCGGGGCGCGCGCCCTCCAGGGCGTGTTCGCGGCGCTGCTCGCCCCCTCCGCGCTGTCGCTGCTCACCACGACGTTCACCGATCCCAAGGACCGCGGCAAGGCCTTCGGTGTGTTCGGCGCGATCGTCGGCGCGGGCGCGGCGATCGGGCTGCTCGCGGGTGGCCTGCTCACGCAGTACCTGGACTGGCGCTGGTGCCTGTACGTCAATGTCCCCATCGCGTTCGTCGCCTTCGCCGGCGCGTGGGTGCTGCTCGACAGCGGCGGCCGGCACGAGGACGCCCGCCTCGATGTGCCGGGCGCGCTGCTCGGCTCGTCCGGGATGCTCTCGCTGGTGTACGGCTTCTCCGAGGCGGAGTCGAGGAGTTGGGGCGACGGGCTGGTCCTGGGGCTGCTCGCCGCCGGGGTCGTCCTTCTCGGCCTGTTCGGCCTCTGGCAGACCCGCGCCCGGGTGCCGCTGCTGCCGATGTCGGTGGTGAAGGACCGCCAGCGCGTCGGGGCCTTCCTGACCATCCTCTTCGTCACCATCGGGATGTTCGGGGTCTTCCTCTTCCTCACGTACTACTTCCAGCGGGTCCTCGGTTATTCGCCGCTGAAGACCGGGCTCGCCTATCTCCCCATCACCGTCGGCATGATCACCGGCTCCACGCAGGTCGCGGCCCGGCTGCTGAACAAGGTCCCGCCGCGCGCCCTGATCGTCCCCGGGCTGCTGCTGGCCGCTGGCGCACTGGCGCTCATCGCGCAGGTCGGGGTGGAACCGGCGTACGCCTCCCATGTCCTGCCCGGCATGCTGATGCTCGGCCTCGGCATGGGTACGGCGATGATGACCTGCGTCTCGCTGGCCACGGGAAGCGTCGCCCCGCGCGACTCGGGCGCGGCCTCCGCCACCTTCAACACCGCCCAGCAGGTGGGCGGTTCGATCGGTACGGCGCTGCTCAACACGATCGCGGCGAGTGTGACGACGCGGTACGCGACCGCGCACGCCGGGCCCGGCGTCGACCGCCGCGCCCTCGCCTCCCGCGCCGCCGTCCACGGCTTCAACGTCGCCACGTGGTGGGCCATGGGCTCGCTGCTGCTGGCGGCGCTGATCGCCGGGGTCGTGGTGGACGCGCACAGGGTGCCGACTCCCGAGGGGCGCCCGGCGCCGGTGCCGGAGCCGGTGGAGAGCACTGGGTGA
- a CDS encoding DUF4328 domain-containing protein, translating into MLCTHCRHFEATAGDGLCDLCIVRTADTRTGGSSGSAAQLRSPIGLGQATVVMLVVCAAAGLFGLYSVFPSYEILSAVTDGAYQDISGQKMDEADRLLAISGGLQFMLEIATAVVFICWFHRVRVNAEVFAPQDHRMRRGWAIWGWFVPVVNLWFPRRIAADVWDASAPLPTLSLEDGTRMPSSPHHLLNSWWSIWAAAAVTDRLAGQSVRRADTPAELREAIGLLGVSEVLFVAAAVLAILFVRRLTRMQDEKALRGPGVPVAA; encoded by the coding sequence ATGCTCTGCACCCATTGCCGGCACTTCGAAGCGACGGCCGGGGACGGCCTCTGCGACCTCTGCATTGTCCGGACGGCCGACACACGGACGGGGGGCTCGTCGGGGTCCGCCGCCCAGCTGCGTTCACCGATCGGCCTCGGGCAGGCCACGGTCGTCATGCTCGTCGTGTGCGCCGCTGCCGGGCTCTTCGGGCTCTACTCGGTCTTCCCGTCGTACGAGATCCTCAGCGCCGTCACCGACGGCGCGTACCAGGACATCTCCGGGCAGAAGATGGACGAGGCGGACCGGCTCCTCGCCATCTCGGGCGGGTTGCAGTTCATGCTGGAGATCGCCACGGCGGTCGTCTTCATCTGCTGGTTCCACCGGGTGCGGGTGAACGCCGAGGTGTTCGCGCCGCAGGATCACCGGATGCGCCGCGGCTGGGCGATCTGGGGCTGGTTCGTGCCGGTGGTGAACCTGTGGTTCCCGCGCCGGATCGCCGCCGACGTCTGGGACGCGAGCGCGCCGCTGCCGACGCTGTCCCTGGAGGACGGGACGCGGATGCCGTCGTCGCCGCATCATCTCCTCAACTCCTGGTGGTCCATCTGGGCGGCCGCCGCCGTGACGGACCGCCTGGCCGGCCAGTCGGTGCGACGTGCCGACACGCCCGCCGAACTGCGCGAGGCCATCGGCCTGCTGGGGGTATCCGAGGTCCTCTTCGTCGCGGCCGCCGTCCTCGCCATCCTCTTCGTGCGGCGCCTCACCCGCATGCAGGACGAGAAGGCGCTGCGCGGTCCCGGCGTCCCCGTGGCCGCCTGA
- a CDS encoding succinate dehydrogenase iron-sulfur subunit, whose product MATPTLDKADAAGTPEPGFADSPYITATFRIRRFNSEVSAEAAWEDFQLEIDPKERVLDALHKIKWDQDGTLTFRRSCAHGICGSDAMRINGKNRLACKTLIKDLNPEKPITVEPIKGLTVLKDLVVDMEPFFQAYRDVMPFLITKDTNEPTRERLQSAEDRERFDDTTKCILCAACTSSCPVFWNDGQYFGPAAIVNAHRFIFDSRDEAGEQRLEILNDKDGVWRCRTTFNCTDACPRGIEVTKAIQEVKRALITRRF is encoded by the coding sequence ATGGCAACCCCGACCCTGGACAAGGCGGACGCGGCCGGCACGCCCGAGCCCGGCTTCGCCGACTCGCCGTACATCACGGCCACCTTCCGCATCCGCCGCTTCAACTCCGAGGTCTCGGCGGAGGCGGCCTGGGAAGACTTCCAGCTGGAGATCGACCCCAAGGAGCGTGTCCTCGACGCCCTCCACAAGATCAAGTGGGATCAGGACGGCACCCTGACCTTCCGCCGCTCCTGCGCCCACGGGATCTGCGGTTCGGACGCGATGCGGATCAACGGCAAGAACCGCCTCGCGTGCAAGACGCTGATCAAGGACCTGAACCCCGAGAAGCCGATCACGGTGGAGCCCATCAAGGGCCTGACGGTCCTGAAGGACCTCGTGGTCGACATGGAGCCGTTCTTCCAGGCGTACCGAGACGTGATGCCGTTCTTGATCACCAAGGACACGAACGAGCCCACGCGGGAACGCCTCCAGTCGGCCGAGGACCGCGAGCGCTTCGACGACACGACGAAGTGCATCCTCTGCGCGGCCTGCACGTCCTCGTGCCCGGTGTTCTGGAACGACGGCCAGTACTTCGGCCCGGCCGCCATCGTGAACGCCCACCGCTTCATCTTCGACTCGCGTGACGAAGCGGGCGAGCAGCGCCTGGAGATCCTGAACGACAAGGACGGCGTGTGGCGCTGCCGCACGACCTTCAACTGCACGGACGCCTGCCCCCGCGGCATCGAGGTCACGAAGGCGATCCAGGAAGTGAAGAGGGCACTGATCACGCGTCGGTTCTGA